GAAGATGCGCACCGCGCTCGCCCGCGCGCTGGCGGTGGACTCGCCCGTGCTCCTCATGGACGAGCCCTTCGGCTCGCTCGACGCGCAGACGCGCCTGCACATGCACGAGCTGCTGCAGCGCGTGTGGATGGAGACGCACAAGACGATCGTCTTCGTCACCCATGACGTCACCGAGGCGCTGATGCTGGCCAACCGGGTGGTGGTGATGGCGCCCCGGCCCGGCCGCATCGTGAGGGACCTCGAGGTGCGGCTGCCCATGCCGCGAGGCCCCGATGACGTGGAGCTGGTGGGAATGGCGCGGCAGATCCGCGTGATGCTCCACGAGAGCGAATCCATGGGCGAGGCCGGGCCAGGAGCCCGGACGGAACGAGGGACGCACCATGAAGGCCGTGAAGGCGTGGCACCTGAGCCAGAAGCTGCTGTTCCTCGCCGGACTCCTGGGAGTCTGGGCGCTGCTGGCCCGGTTCGGCCCGTGGCCACACCACCTCTTCCCGGGCCCGAAGGCAGTCACTGAGAGCCTCGTCGCCATGGCGCTCGATGGCCGGCTGTGGGACGGCATCTCGCGCTCCATGGGACGGCTCGCGCAGGGCTACGCCATCTCCGTGCTCATCGGCGTGCCGCTCGGCATCCTCATGGGACGCGTGCGCACCTTGAGGCGCGCGCTGCGGCCGCTGGTGGTGGGCCTGCAGGCGCTGCCCTCCATCTGCTGGCTGCCCCTGGCCCTGCTGTGGTTCGGCCTCACCGAGACGTCCATCATCTTCGTGGTGGTGATGGGCTCGGTGCTCGCCATCGCCATCGCCGTGGAGGATGGCGTGATGAACGTGGACCCGCTGCTCTTGCGCGTGTCCTCCACGTACGGCATCCGCGGGGCGCGCTTCTATGGAGGTGTGCTGCTGCCCGCGGCGCTGCCGGGCATCGTCACCGGGCTCAAGCTGGGGTGGAGCTTCGCCTGGAGGGCCCTCATGGCCGGCGAGCTGCTGTACGTGTCCGGAGGCCTCGGCCAGCTGCTCACCATGGGCCGCGAGCTGATGGAGATTCCCCAGGTGATGGCGGTGATGGTGTGCATCATCCTCGTGGGCACCCTCATCGACCGCGTCCTCTTCCAGTCGGTGGAGACGCGCGTGCGCCGCCGCTGGGGACTGGCCGCTACCTGACAGAGTCCTCGTACCCAGGTCCATGTGCGGCGAGCCCCGACCCGCACCACCCTCGCCCTATATGCGTATCGGATTCCTCGTCGCGAGTCTCACCGTCCTCTGTCTGTCCGTCGCTGGCTGCAAGAAGGAGCCGTCGAAAGAAGAAGCGGCGAAGCAGGCCGCCGCACAGCCGCTCCGGGTGGGCTTCTTCCCCAACATCACCCATGCCCAGGCACTGGTGGGCAACGGCTCGGGCGCGTTCAAGCAGGCCGTGCCCAACATCGAGCTGAAGATGTTCAACGCCGGACCGGCGGCCATGGAGGCGCTCACCTCCGGTTCGCTCGAGGCCTCGTACGTGGGCACGGGGCCGGCCATCAACACCTTCCTCAAGGCGGGGCGCGAGCTGCGCATCATCGCGGTGGCGGTGGACGGCGGCGCGGTGCTGGTGACGAAGACGGCGCGCTCCCCCGCGGAGCTCAAGGGCAAGACGCTGGCCAGCCCGCAGCTGGGCAACACCCAGGACATCGCGCTGCGGCACTGGCTGGGCCAGCAGGGGCTGAAGGTGGGGCAGGACGTCACCGTCACCCCGCTGTCCAACCCGGACATCCTCGGCCTCTTCCTCAACGGTAAAATCGAAGGCGCCTGGGTGCCCGAGCCCTGGGGCGCGCGCATGGTCGCCGAGGGCGGTGGTCACATCCTCGTGGACGAGCGCGACCTGTGGCCCGACAAGCGCTTCCACACCACCGTGCTCGTCACCACGCGCAAGGCGCTGGAGGAGCGGCGCGAGCAGCTCAAGCAACTGCTGCGCGCCCACGTGGCCCTCACCCAGCAGTGGCAGCAACAGCCCGACGCCTTCGTCTCGCGCGTCAACGAGGCCTTCGGCAAGGTGACCGGGCATCCCATCTCCGAACCCATCCTGAAGGACTCCTTCAGCCGCCTGGATCCCGCGCTGGAGGCGATGCCCGCTCAGCTCGAGCAGGCAGCCAGACACGCACAGCAGCTCGGCTTCATCCCGAGCTCGGACCTGTCGGGCCTGGTGGACACCTCGCTCCTGCGCGAGGTGATGGCGCCGGACGCG
This is a stretch of genomic DNA from Archangium violaceum. It encodes these proteins:
- a CDS encoding ABC transporter permease, with translation MALDGRLWDGISRSMGRLAQGYAISVLIGVPLGILMGRVRTLRRALRPLVVGLQALPSICWLPLALLWFGLTETSIIFVVVMGSVLAIAIAVEDGVMNVDPLLLRVSSTYGIRGARFYGGVLLPAALPGIVTGLKLGWSFAWRALMAGELLYVSGGLGQLLTMGRELMEIPQVMAVMVCIILVGTLIDRVLFQSVETRVRRRWGLAAT
- a CDS encoding ABC transporter substrate-binding protein, which produces MRIGFLVASLTVLCLSVAGCKKEPSKEEAAKQAAAQPLRVGFFPNITHAQALVGNGSGAFKQAVPNIELKMFNAGPAAMEALTSGSLEASYVGTGPAINTFLKAGRELRIIAVAVDGGAVLVTKTARSPAELKGKTLASPQLGNTQDIALRHWLGQQGLKVGQDVTVTPLSNPDILGLFLNGKIEGAWVPEPWGARMVAEGGGHILVDERDLWPDKRFHTTVLVTTRKALEERREQLKQLLRAHVALTQQWQQQPDAFVSRVNEAFGKVTGHPISEPILKDSFSRLDPALEAMPAQLEQAARHAQQLGFIPSSDLSGLVDTSLLREVMAPDAKP